Within the Gossypium raimondii isolate GPD5lz chromosome 12, ASM2569854v1, whole genome shotgun sequence genome, the region tttcctgGAAAAAAGTTTCAGTCAATTCTTATTAGAATGATACTAACTAATAAATAGTTTTGCGTCATACGAACAAATTGTTTGACCTAACTCTGCTGACATTTTATGCGTTACTCTACAAGAAATGCCTGAGATATTGCCACATGTACTGCCCATTCTTTTTATAAGAAGGTAACCATCTCCCAGTTATAGTTTTCAACTTTGCAAATATAATCTCCAGCTTCATTCTTGTGAAAATTCCCATTATCAGATACTGCAGAATGGATGAGCAGTTGCGGATGGCGGCCAAAAATGGAGACGTTGATGCATTGTATGTAAAACTCGCCCAGGACCCATATCTTCTAGACCGTATTGATCACTTACCGATTGTTGATACCCCGTTGCACGTTGCTGCCATTGCAGGAAAGCATCATTTTGCCATGGAAGTTGCAAACTTGAAACCCTCACTTGCTTGGAAGCTAAATCACGTGGGACTCAGTCCTATGCATCTTGCTTTGCAGCACAAATGCACCAAAATGGTGAGAGGGCTAATCACAATCAACAGTCAGCTTATCCGAGTGAAAGCAAAGGGGATGATCACACCTTTACACTATCTGGCGCAGACAGAGGATCCTGATCTACTAGCTGAACTTTTATCTGCTTGTCCGTCATCTATTGAAGACACCACAATTCACTGTGAGACTGCTGCCCATGTTGCTATTAAAAACTGCTCAATCAGATGTTTCAAAGTCCTTCTTGGATGGCTTCGACGAGTCAACAAAGAAGACATTCTGAACTGGAAAGATGAGGATGGTAACACTGCACTGCATATTGCCATATCTACTAATCAGACAGAGGcaagttttaattatttgctatatatgaatgatttcgAAACATAATAATTGTagactaattaaattttattttgatcatgaaGGTGGTGAAGTTGTTGGTTAAGCATGCGAATGTGAATGTCAAGAACTTCAATGATTTGACAGCTATGGACATATTTCACCTTCAAGGATCATTACAGAACACTGAAATTGGTAAGATTCTAAATAAAGCTAAAGCAAAAAAAGCATCTGATCTTACCTCAAATATGACTCTTGGAGATTACTTGAGCAAGGAACTTACTCTGATTGATAAACGAGACAAATATTTTGGAATCAACATCCAAAATAATCCCAATGACAACCGAACTGTAATCCTTGTGGTGGCTATACTGATTGCAACAGCCACCTACCAGGCGGGGCTTAGTCCTCCTGCTGGGTATTGGCAAGATGATTATAAACCTCCAGCAAACAATGGCACCACCAACAACAC harbors:
- the LOC105765064 gene encoding ankyrin repeat-containing protein BDA1 isoform X2 produces the protein MDEQLRMAAKNGDVDALYVKLAQDPYLLDRIDHLPIVDTPLHVAAIAGKHHFAMEVANLKPSLAWKLNHVGLSPMHLALQHKCTKMVRGLITINSQLIRVKAKGMITPLHYLAQTEDPDLLAELLSACPSSIEDTTIHCETAAHVAIKNCSIRCFKVLLGWLRRVNKEDILNWKDEDGNTALHIAISTNQTEVVKLLVKHANVNVKNFNDLTAMDIFHLQGSLQNTEIGKILNKAKAKKASDLTSNMTLGDYLSKELTLIDKRDKYFGINIQNNPNDNRTVILVVAILIATATYQAGLSPPAGYWQDDYKPPANNGTTNNTHNSSLGDGQRQHRAGQMIMSPADLFYFLAVNGSAFHLSVWTILVIIIGLPFSRAVYISTWLLLQAYYSSMTATFPTQGSVALTVGRFLYITFTVISAGVAYMIPRRAFCNHQKLKRRVDTMRGSSVLTRPEN
- the LOC105765064 gene encoding ankyrin repeat-containing protein BDA1 isoform X1, which translates into the protein MPEILPHVLPILFIRRYCRMDEQLRMAAKNGDVDALYVKLAQDPYLLDRIDHLPIVDTPLHVAAIAGKHHFAMEVANLKPSLAWKLNHVGLSPMHLALQHKCTKMVRGLITINSQLIRVKAKGMITPLHYLAQTEDPDLLAELLSACPSSIEDTTIHCETAAHVAIKNCSIRCFKVLLGWLRRVNKEDILNWKDEDGNTALHIAISTNQTEVVKLLVKHANVNVKNFNDLTAMDIFHLQGSLQNTEIGKILNKAKAKKASDLTSNMTLGDYLSKELTLIDKRDKYFGINIQNNPNDNRTVILVVAILIATATYQAGLSPPAGYWQDDYKPPANNGTTNNTHNSSLGDGQRQHRAGQMIMSPADLFYFLAVNGSAFHLSVWTILVIIIGLPFSRAVYISTWLLLQAYYSSMTATFPTQGSVALTVGRFLYITFTVISAGVAYMIPRRAFCNHQKLKRRVDTMRGSSVLTRPEN
- the LOC105765064 gene encoding ankyrin repeat-containing protein BDA1 isoform X3, producing the protein MEVANLKPSLAWKLNHVGLSPMHLALQHKCTKMVRGLITINSQLIRVKAKGMITPLHYLAQTEDPDLLAELLSACPSSIEDTTIHCETAAHVAIKNCSIRCFKVLLGWLRRVNKEDILNWKDEDGNTALHIAISTNQTEVVKLLVKHANVNVKNFNDLTAMDIFHLQGSLQNTEIGKILNKAKAKKASDLTSNMTLGDYLSKELTLIDKRDKYFGINIQNNPNDNRTVILVVAILIATATYQAGLSPPAGYWQDDYKPPANNGTTNNTHNSSLGDGQRQHRAGQMIMSPADLFYFLAVNGSAFHLSVWTILVIIIGLPFSRAVYISTWLLLQAYYSSMTATFPTQGSVALTVGRFLYITFTVISAGVAYMIPRRAFCNHQKLKRRVDTMRGSSVLTRPEN